The proteins below are encoded in one region of Aquisphaera giovannonii:
- a CDS encoding YkgJ family cysteine cluster protein, producing MSSPVRSLPVMQNWDCQSCGDCCRTLEGVITEEEKRRIEGLIPAGDPEFPPGPWFAPKGRGSGKWSLTHRPSGGCVFLTADNRCGIQKRFGAEAKPFACRLFPFLLIPAGDHWRVGMRFSCPSVAANIGRPVAEAKEDLAGFSRLLEKHVGRSADSAQAPAAEGGQQLSWPDVCRVVQVLAEIVEDRGDRLERRLRKCLAVVRIGRQTQWNNLSGHKVTKFVQAVRGAMEAEVPREPADLPPPDRLLGGIPFRALLAIYARKDRDLYGASRLLRRPGRVLAGWRFIRGRGRVPRVNPFLPDVRFDEVERAEGMPSELDETLERYYLVKLSSLQFCGPPNFDMSLWAGLESLIATLPMILWLRRAFRDQPPAQAIERAIQTVDNHFGGNPMLGLPHVRYLVRLLAERGELEKLIAWYSR from the coding sequence ATGTCGAGCCCCGTGCGAAGCCTCCCCGTGATGCAGAACTGGGACTGCCAGAGCTGCGGCGACTGCTGCCGGACGCTCGAGGGGGTGATCACCGAGGAGGAGAAGCGGCGCATCGAGGGGTTGATCCCGGCGGGCGATCCCGAATTCCCCCCGGGGCCTTGGTTCGCGCCGAAGGGTCGGGGCTCCGGGAAGTGGTCGCTGACCCATCGGCCCTCCGGGGGCTGCGTCTTCCTGACGGCCGACAACCGCTGCGGGATCCAGAAGCGGTTCGGCGCCGAGGCCAAGCCGTTCGCCTGCCGGCTGTTCCCCTTCCTCCTCATCCCCGCAGGCGACCACTGGCGGGTCGGGATGCGCTTCTCGTGCCCTTCGGTCGCGGCGAACATCGGCCGCCCGGTGGCCGAGGCGAAGGAGGATTTGGCCGGCTTCTCGCGACTCCTGGAGAAGCATGTCGGCCGGTCGGCGGACAGCGCCCAGGCGCCCGCGGCCGAGGGGGGCCAGCAGCTCTCGTGGCCGGACGTCTGCCGCGTCGTCCAGGTGCTCGCGGAGATCGTGGAGGACCGCGGCGATCGCCTGGAGCGCCGGCTTCGCAAGTGCCTGGCCGTCGTGCGGATTGGCCGGCAGACGCAGTGGAACAACCTGAGCGGCCACAAGGTGACCAAGTTCGTGCAGGCGGTACGCGGCGCCATGGAGGCCGAGGTGCCCCGCGAGCCCGCGGACCTGCCGCCTCCCGACCGCCTGCTCGGCGGCATCCCGTTCCGAGCCCTGCTCGCGATTTACGCTCGAAAGGATCGCGACCTGTACGGGGCGTCGCGCCTCCTGAGGCGGCCCGGCCGCGTGCTCGCGGGCTGGCGCTTCATCCGGGGTCGCGGCCGGGTGCCCCGCGTGAACCCGTTCCTGCCCGACGTCCGCTTCGACGAGGTGGAACGGGCCGAGGGGATGCCCTCCGAGCTGGACGAGACGCTGGAGCGGTACTACCTGGTGAAGCTCAGCTCCCTCCAGTTCTGCGGGCCTCCCAATTTCGACATGTCCCTCTGGGCCGGCCTGGAATCCCTGATCGCCACGCTGCCGATGATCCTGTGGCTGAGGCGGGCGTTCCGGGACCAGCCCCCGGCGCAGGCGATCGAGCGGGCGATCCAGACCGTCGACAACCACTTCGGGGGCAACCCGATGCTGGGCCTCCCCCACGTCCGCTACCTGGTCCGCCTGCTCGCCGAGCGTGGCGAGCTGGAGAAGCTCATCGCCTGGTATAGCCGGTAG
- a CDS encoding sulfurtransferase TusA family protein, protein MDGDPADEAWDAGDLACGPMLLALRARLERLAPGRVFRLTTRDEGAPVDVPAWCRLTGHRLVLAAHPIYHLERRKD, encoded by the coding sequence TTGGACGGCGATCCGGCTGACGAAGCGTGGGACGCTGGAGACCTGGCCTGCGGGCCGATGCTCCTGGCCCTGCGGGCCCGCCTGGAGCGGCTGGCCCCCGGCCGGGTCTTCCGGCTGACGACCCGGGACGAGGGGGCACCCGTGGACGTCCCCGCCTGGTGCCGGCTCACCGGCCATCGGCTGGTGCTCGCCGCGCATCCGATCTATCACCTCGAACGACGGAAGGACTGA
- a CDS encoding alpha/beta hydrolase, which yields MKRAARLGTTLLSVGLMLPPIATAQPPSGRLNVPDSIRVEKEIAYAGTSDPRQRLDLYLPKEPKGTARLPVVVNVHGGAWLGGDKSMGVGELLGLVASGQYAVASITYRLSGQATWPAQIHDCKAAIRWVRAHAATYRLDPDRIGVIGASAGGHLVAMLGTAGTAAGLEGELGPHKGGSTAVRCVVDEFGPSDIPAMGGSHDAAGSPESKLIGATVSEDRSRARAASPIAYVTKEAPPFLILHGTKDPTVPFDQSVRLAAALKKEGASVLFIPVVGAGHGGFRNPEVRTRIRQFFDKHLRGQEVGPISEEPISNDRPASAR from the coding sequence ATGAAACGCGCAGCACGGCTCGGCACGACGCTCCTCTCCGTCGGCCTGATGCTCCCGCCGATCGCGACCGCCCAGCCGCCGAGCGGCCGGCTCAACGTCCCCGACTCGATCCGGGTCGAGAAGGAGATCGCCTACGCCGGGACGTCAGATCCGCGGCAACGGCTGGACCTCTACCTTCCCAAGGAGCCGAAGGGGACGGCGCGGCTTCCGGTCGTCGTGAACGTCCACGGCGGCGCCTGGCTGGGAGGCGACAAGAGCATGGGCGTCGGCGAGCTGCTCGGGCTCGTCGCGAGCGGGCAGTACGCGGTCGCCTCGATCACTTACCGGCTCAGCGGCCAGGCGACCTGGCCGGCCCAGATCCACGACTGCAAGGCCGCGATCCGATGGGTCCGCGCCCATGCGGCGACGTATCGGCTCGACCCCGACCGCATCGGCGTGATCGGGGCCTCCGCGGGCGGGCACCTCGTTGCCATGCTGGGGACCGCCGGCACCGCCGCGGGCCTGGAAGGGGAGCTCGGCCCGCACAAGGGGGGCAGCACGGCGGTCCGTTGCGTGGTGGACGAGTTCGGCCCGTCCGACATCCCGGCGATGGGGGGCAGCCACGACGCGGCCGGCTCGCCGGAGTCGAAGCTCATCGGGGCCACGGTGTCGGAGGACCGGTCCAGGGCCCGGGCCGCCTCGCCGATCGCGTACGTGACGAAGGAGGCCCCGCCGTTCCTGATCCTCCACGGGACCAAGGACCCGACCGTCCCCTTCGATCAATCGGTGCGGCTCGCCGCCGCCCTGAAGAAGGAGGGCGCCTCCGTCCTCTTCATACCCGTGGTCGGTGCGGGCCACGGCGGCTTCCGCAACCCGGAGGTCCGGACGCGGATCCGTCAGTTCTTCGACAAACATCTCCGGGGGCAGGAGGTCGGCCCGATCTCCGAGGAGCCCATCT
- a CDS encoding HAMP domain-containing sensor histidine kinase yields the protein MTLVTRVSVAFLVALALALSGFSACLYVLAGLRLRLDLDQELEATLDRFPERRESASGRVAWAVYDDAGRRIEGSTGAGSQAVLDGRDLGPIAVDVAKTIADRDGLRWRVLARRIGGRGRHGPPPDDRGGPRRPPPPEKEARKGGGPGRDRPGQVLAAWASLEPVEAELRWLALALPLISIGLWGLTAAIGHHFGRRALAPLTLMAESARNMPFDDGRLPSPGTRDELDEFARSFNGLLDRLHVALERQRQFTGQASHQLRTPLAALVAAIDVARRRPRTAEEHERILDRLRDDAGRLWRVVEALLFLARADADAELPDAERLDLAAWAAGHLRLWSDHGRAADLHFEASGGARPWTRAHRPLLAQLLDNLLENACKYSPPGTPVVVRVAEEPGAASLAVEDRGSGIPAADLPRIFEPFHRAESARRQGPAGVGLGLAVARRIAEAHGGTIVAESEPGRGSRFVVRLPLVKADTREVVREPGLTRSPDGAGPHGG from the coding sequence ATGACGCTCGTCACGCGGGTCTCGGTGGCCTTCCTCGTGGCACTGGCTCTGGCCCTCTCCGGGTTCTCCGCGTGCCTGTACGTCCTGGCCGGTTTGCGGCTCAGGCTCGACCTGGACCAGGAATTGGAGGCGACGCTGGACCGCTTCCCGGAGCGGCGCGAGTCCGCGAGCGGGCGCGTCGCCTGGGCCGTCTACGACGACGCGGGGCGGAGGATCGAGGGCTCGACGGGGGCGGGCAGCCAGGCGGTCCTGGACGGCCGCGACCTCGGCCCGATCGCCGTGGACGTCGCGAAGACCATCGCGGACCGGGACGGGCTCCGCTGGAGGGTCCTGGCGCGGCGGATCGGCGGACGCGGCCGCCATGGCCCTCCCCCCGACGACCGGGGCGGCCCGCGCCGGCCGCCGCCCCCGGAGAAGGAGGCTCGCAAGGGGGGCGGGCCCGGCCGCGACCGGCCGGGCCAGGTGCTGGCCGCCTGGGCCTCGCTCGAGCCGGTCGAGGCCGAGCTGCGCTGGCTGGCGCTCGCCCTGCCGCTGATCTCGATCGGGCTCTGGGGGCTGACCGCGGCGATCGGCCATCACTTCGGCCGCCGCGCCCTGGCCCCGCTCACCCTCATGGCCGAATCGGCCCGGAACATGCCCTTCGACGACGGCAGATTGCCCAGCCCCGGGACCCGCGACGAGCTCGACGAGTTCGCCCGGAGCTTCAACGGGCTCCTCGACCGCCTGCACGTGGCGCTCGAGCGCCAGCGGCAGTTCACCGGCCAGGCGTCGCACCAGCTCCGCACGCCGCTGGCCGCCCTCGTCGCCGCGATCGACGTGGCCCGCCGCCGGCCCCGGACCGCCGAGGAGCACGAGCGGATCCTGGACCGGCTCCGCGACGACGCCGGGCGCCTCTGGCGGGTCGTCGAGGCCCTGCTGTTCCTCGCCCGCGCGGACGCCGACGCCGAGCTGCCCGACGCGGAGCGGCTCGACCTCGCCGCCTGGGCCGCGGGCCACCTCCGCCTCTGGTCCGACCACGGCCGGGCGGCCGACCTGCATTTCGAAGCGAGCGGCGGGGCGCGGCCATGGACGAGGGCCCACCGGCCCTTGCTGGCCCAGCTGCTCGACAACCTCCTGGAGAACGCCTGCAAGTACAGCCCGCCGGGGACGCCCGTCGTCGTCCGCGTCGCGGAGGAGCCGGGCGCCGCGTCGCTGGCGGTGGAAGACCGCGGCTCCGGCATCCCCGCCGCCGACCTGCCGCGGATCTTCGAGCCCTTCCATCGCGCCGAGTCCGCCCGCCGCCAGGGCCCCGCGGGGGTCGGGCTGGGGCTGGCCGTCGCCCGCCGGATCGCCGAGGCCCACGGCGGCACGATCGTCGCCGAGAGCGAGCCCGGCCGCGGCAGCCGCTTCGTGGTCCGGCTGCCCCTCGTGAAGGCTGACACCCGGGAGGTCGTTCGCGAGCCGGGGCTCACCCGGTCGCCGGACGGAGCCGGCCCCCACGGGGGCTGA
- a CDS encoding sulfurtransferase TusA family protein, whose amino-acid sequence MSDANRDKDGPPALEPADRFDGGDMDCGSGLLLQIRRRIDPLGHGQLLELRSTEPSVSEDLPSWCRMTGNELVSAGRDPARAGWIFLISKGPFTPGSKAPPAREPAGVPGAPREAAPPERRGPRPAPPAIPPLAVMGIGSWPRPAWLLIALREWLEGRMEERAFHALADRAVAEVIVAQIGAGVDVFTDGEQRRDGYASFVGGRLANCQLIPIVDLLPYVEHPDEFARELAALDVPAQSVRHPAVFGRIARDPARPLARHELDYPRTMGDHPLKVALPGPYLLTRTMWLECVSDRVYREREELAADIVRVLREEVADLLDAGAALVQLDEPVLTEVVHGRRASGNRSFMCGALGEKRTPREELELATRLLGEVFAGFPRDRLALHVCRGNWTRDESAALAGDYRPLVGLFSSIPVGTLFLELCTPRAGEIDVLRELPDSLRIGVGVVDQKTDRIETPEEIIPRAEKAIALFGPDRVLLNPDCGFATFADSPISKFHDAQHKLQSLVVASRRLRRRHFGNRAW is encoded by the coding sequence ATGAGCGACGCGAATCGCGACAAGGACGGCCCCCCTGCCCTCGAGCCGGCCGATCGGTTCGACGGCGGCGACATGGACTGCGGCAGCGGCCTGCTCCTCCAGATCCGCCGCCGCATCGACCCGCTCGGGCACGGCCAGCTCCTGGAGCTCCGCTCGACCGAGCCATCGGTGTCCGAGGACCTGCCGTCCTGGTGCCGGATGACCGGCAACGAGCTGGTCTCCGCCGGGCGCGACCCCGCGAGGGCCGGCTGGATCTTCCTGATCTCGAAGGGGCCGTTCACACCGGGGTCGAAGGCACCCCCCGCGAGGGAGCCCGCCGGCGTGCCGGGCGCCCCGCGCGAGGCCGCCCCGCCCGAGCGGCGGGGGCCGAGGCCTGCACCTCCCGCCATCCCGCCCCTCGCGGTCATGGGCATCGGGAGCTGGCCCCGCCCCGCCTGGCTGCTCATCGCGCTCCGCGAATGGCTCGAGGGACGCATGGAGGAGCGGGCTTTCCACGCCCTCGCCGATCGGGCGGTGGCCGAGGTGATCGTCGCCCAGATCGGCGCCGGGGTGGACGTGTTCACCGACGGCGAGCAGCGGCGGGACGGCTACGCCAGCTTCGTCGGCGGCCGGCTCGCCAACTGCCAGCTCATCCCGATCGTGGACCTGCTCCCCTACGTCGAGCATCCCGACGAATTCGCCCGCGAGCTGGCGGCGCTCGACGTCCCGGCGCAGTCGGTCCGGCACCCCGCCGTGTTCGGGCGGATCGCCCGCGACCCGGCCCGGCCGCTCGCACGCCATGAGCTCGATTACCCCCGCACGATGGGCGATCACCCCCTCAAGGTCGCGCTCCCGGGCCCGTACCTCCTGACGCGGACGATGTGGCTGGAGTGCGTCTCCGACCGCGTCTATCGCGAGCGGGAGGAGCTCGCCGCGGACATCGTCCGGGTGCTCCGCGAGGAGGTCGCCGACCTGCTGGACGCCGGGGCCGCCCTCGTCCAGCTCGACGAGCCGGTGCTCACGGAGGTCGTGCACGGCCGCCGGGCCTCGGGCAACCGCTCGTTCATGTGCGGCGCGCTCGGCGAGAAGCGAACACCGCGCGAGGAGCTCGAGCTGGCCACCCGGCTCCTGGGCGAGGTCTTCGCGGGCTTCCCCCGCGATCGCCTGGCGCTCCACGTCTGCCGCGGCAACTGGACGAGGGACGAATCCGCCGCCCTGGCCGGCGATTACCGGCCGCTCGTCGGCCTCTTCTCGAGCATCCCCGTCGGCACCCTCTTCCTCGAGCTCTGCACGCCCCGCGCCGGCGAGATCGACGTCCTCCGGGAGCTGCCCGATTCGCTCCGCATCGGCGTCGGCGTGGTGGATCAGAAGACGGACCGCATCGAGACGCCCGAGGAGATCATCCCCAGGGCCGAGAAGGCCATCGCCCTCTTCGGCCCCGACCGCGTCCTCCTCAATCCCGACTGCGGCTTCGCCACCTTCGCGGACAGCCCCATCAGCAAATTCCACGACGCGCAGCACAAGCTCCAGAGCCTGGTCGTGGCGAGCCGCCGGCTGCGGCGTCGGCATTTCGGCAATCGAGCGTGGTAA
- a CDS encoding response regulator transcription factor, whose protein sequence is MCRGSSTSVPGSCGGLGPEASPWRAGSWWWRTTRASPDPWSRGFRTRASRSRTRPTATRRWRPSGGGGWDLIVLDWWLPGRDGLEVLGEYRRSGGNTPVLFLTARDAVGDRVRGLDGGADDYLCKPFAFEEMLARARALVRRGRPVEVTTLSYRDVRVEVMEQKAERAGRPLDLTAKELALLVFFLRHPGEVLSRSRIYGHVWGEDYDFISNTLDVHIKELRRALESSGPRLIQTVRGRGYLLGAPPAAAEDGP, encoded by the coding sequence ATGTGTCGAGGTTCGAGCACGAGTGTCCCCGGATCGTGCGGGGGCCTGGGACCGGAGGCTTCGCCGTGGCGGGCAGGATCCTGGTGGTGGAGGACGACACGAGCCTCGCCCGATCCCTGGTCGAGGGGCTTTCGGACGAGGGCTTCGAGGTCGCGCACGCGGCCGACGGCGACGCGGCGATGGAGGCCCTCCGGCGGGGGGGGATGGGACCTCATCGTCCTCGACTGGTGGCTCCCGGGTCGGGATGGCCTGGAGGTCCTGGGGGAGTATCGGCGGAGCGGCGGCAACACGCCCGTTCTCTTCCTGACGGCGCGGGACGCCGTCGGCGACCGGGTCCGCGGGCTCGACGGCGGGGCCGACGATTACCTGTGCAAGCCGTTCGCCTTCGAGGAGATGCTGGCCCGCGCGAGGGCGCTCGTCCGCCGGGGCCGCCCGGTCGAGGTGACGACGCTCTCGTATCGCGACGTCCGGGTCGAGGTGATGGAGCAGAAGGCGGAGCGGGCCGGCCGTCCCCTGGACCTGACGGCCAAGGAGCTGGCGCTGCTGGTCTTCTTCCTCCGCCATCCCGGGGAGGTCCTCTCGCGTTCCCGGATCTACGGGCACGTCTGGGGCGAGGATTACGACTTCATCTCGAACACGCTGGACGTCCACATCAAGGAGCTGCGCCGGGCGCTGGAGTCCTCCGGCCCTCGCCTGATCCAGACGGTCCGGGGCCGCGGCTACCTGCTCGGCGCCCCGCCGGCCGCGGCCGAGGACGGCCCATGA
- a CDS encoding HupE/UreJ family protein, translating into MRRLIPAILLLLTAGPAWGHPMPSSAVVLRLQGGRIDAELTLPICELATGWDRPLPADAVRTVAEHGDDLKPYILSHVRATAPDGRPWAVAVRDLTPVVEKEPDVLVGLTLTPPPGAPADRLTLHYDAIFDRLVTHTAVVTLASDWGRGVIGDEPVLLGTMRDTEPSLEIDRSGGNWLRGFAAMVRLGARHIAEGTDHLLFLLALILPAPLVAEGRRWGGYAGGAAALRRIVKVVTAFTIGHSITLAIGAMGWARLPEPLVESAIALSILVSAVHALVPVFRGREAYIAGGFGLVHGLAFAATLTGFGFDPWTLASGLLGFNLGIEAIQLLVIFVAMPWLVLLARTRAYAAFRVAGGTLTGIAAAAWLAERAVGWPNPIGPAVEGLAGHASWLLAGLALLTVAATAAESAGHAGGRKLTGEPEIIP; encoded by the coding sequence ATGCGACGACTCATCCCGGCGATCCTGCTCCTGCTGACGGCGGGCCCCGCGTGGGGCCACCCGATGCCCAGCTCGGCGGTCGTGCTCCGGCTCCAGGGCGGCCGCATCGACGCCGAGCTGACCCTGCCGATCTGCGAGCTGGCGACCGGCTGGGACAGGCCCCTGCCCGCCGACGCCGTGCGGACGGTCGCCGAACACGGCGACGATCTGAAGCCGTACATCCTCTCCCACGTCCGCGCGACGGCCCCGGACGGGCGGCCCTGGGCGGTGGCGGTCCGCGACCTGACCCCGGTCGTCGAGAAGGAGCCCGACGTCCTCGTCGGCCTGACCCTGACCCCGCCTCCCGGGGCGCCGGCGGACCGCCTCACGCTGCATTACGACGCGATCTTCGACCGCCTGGTCACGCACACCGCGGTGGTGACCCTGGCCAGCGACTGGGGCCGCGGCGTGATCGGCGACGAGCCGGTCCTCCTGGGGACGATGCGCGACACGGAACCTTCGCTGGAGATCGATCGCTCGGGCGGCAACTGGCTTCGGGGCTTCGCCGCCATGGTCCGCCTCGGCGCCCGGCACATCGCAGAGGGGACCGATCACCTGCTGTTCCTGCTCGCCCTCATCCTCCCCGCGCCGCTCGTGGCCGAAGGGAGGAGGTGGGGGGGCTACGCCGGCGGGGCGGCGGCGCTGCGGCGGATCGTCAAGGTCGTGACTGCGTTCACGATCGGCCATTCGATCACCCTCGCGATCGGCGCGATGGGGTGGGCACGGCTGCCCGAGCCCCTCGTCGAATCGGCGATCGCGCTCTCGATCCTGGTCTCGGCAGTCCATGCGTTGGTCCCGGTCTTCCGCGGCCGCGAGGCCTACATCGCCGGCGGGTTCGGCCTCGTCCACGGCCTGGCCTTCGCGGCGACGTTGACCGGATTCGGCTTCGACCCCTGGACGCTGGCCTCCGGCCTGCTCGGCTTCAATCTCGGGATCGAGGCCATCCAGCTCCTCGTGATCTTCGTGGCCATGCCGTGGCTCGTGCTCCTGGCCCGCACGCGGGCGTACGCGGCCTTCCGCGTCGCCGGGGGCACGCTGACCGGCATCGCCGCGGCGGCCTGGCTGGCCGAGAGGGCCGTCGGCTGGCCCAACCCGATCGGCCCGGCCGTCGAGGGCCTCGCCGGGCACGCATCCTGGCTGCTCGCCGGGCTGGCCCTCCTGACCGTCGCCGCGACCGCGGCGGAATCCGCGGGCCATGCGGGCGGGCGAAAGCTCACCGGCGAGCCGGAAATCATCCCCTGA
- a CDS encoding transthyretin-like family protein, with protein MRGGHSRSLLVAAFLVAGAAIAAIQVGPRWSQGTPQFSGQVTYNGRPLKDQMIVFVARDLKSDNWGFACTDGDGRFSVSATLGERRLAPGTYRIFFRKPGQSRVIRYRGGSERVDMTATAALPDRFYDADQSGLWAKMGPTARWIRIDLRDGPHA; from the coding sequence ATGAGAGGCGGTCATTCCCGCTCCCTCCTCGTGGCCGCGTTCCTTGTGGCCGGTGCGGCCATCGCGGCTATTCAGGTCGGGCCGCGCTGGTCGCAGGGCACGCCCCAATTTTCCGGCCAGGTCACCTACAATGGGCGGCCGCTGAAGGACCAGATGATCGTCTTCGTCGCCCGGGATCTCAAGAGCGACAACTGGGGCTTCGCCTGCACCGACGGGGATGGCAGGTTTTCGGTCTCGGCCACGCTGGGCGAGAGGCGCCTGGCCCCCGGGACCTACCGGATCTTCTTCCGCAAGCCGGGCCAGTCCCGTGTCATCCGGTACCGGGGCGGCTCGGAGCGGGTGGACATGACCGCGACGGCCGCGCTCCCCGATCGGTTCTACGATGCCGATCAATCGGGCCTCTGGGCGAAGATGGGCCCGACCGCCCGCTGGATCCGGATCGATCTGCGCGACGGCCCTCACGCCTGA
- a CDS encoding DsrE family protein — MAGKFCVSLTRSTDDTDRATVAFVVANAAVASGQETMVFLSVEGVRLAVAGVADEVHEPGFQPLKELMTSFVQAGGTILVCSPCFKKRDLDATKLVPGATIVGGARLVEFLSQGAACVSY; from the coding sequence ATGGCCGGCAAATTCTGCGTCTCGCTGACCCGATCGACCGATGACACCGACCGCGCGACCGTGGCCTTCGTGGTGGCGAATGCGGCGGTGGCCTCGGGCCAGGAGACCATGGTCTTCCTCAGCGTGGAGGGCGTGCGCCTGGCCGTCGCGGGCGTGGCCGACGAGGTCCACGAGCCCGGCTTCCAGCCCCTGAAGGAGCTGATGACGAGCTTCGTCCAGGCCGGCGGGACCATCCTCGTCTGCTCCCCTTGCTTCAAGAAGCGGGACCTGGACGCCACCAAACTCGTCCCCGGGGCGACGATCGTGGGCGGGGCCCGCCTCGTCGAGTTCCTCTCCCAGGGGGCAGCCTGCGTCAGCTACTGA
- a CDS encoding DUF3500 domain-containing protein encodes MNRSLLLGLLAAAGTLPIGLAAAHLGPAPNRSVDHGQAAAPTPALLESPNVAAVVDAAKAFLGTLTDEQRHTAQIDLSRRLAARWSNFPGGSNLRNGVFFRDLKAPQVYAAMKVARLALGEEGFARFQEIRAADDVLGNLEGKRGPGRRGPGGGPPGGDGPGGPPPGGGPFEDADANKDGRLSKDEAPDFLRDQFAEIDADKDGFISREEDRAFMRRRAPGGPGGPFGGPGGPGGGPGGPFGGPGGGYGAANYMIAILGQPSTTTPWLLQFGGHHLAFNIYYRGTAAAATPYFLAVEPTTWTDESGKAHGPLAPMKDAMAGLLRSLTPEQVSKARLNRRFNDVYVGPGRDGKFPAREGVPVSELSDASKAFVKRAIAAWTADNAQAESYRRLYEADLDGTTVSFSGTTTLEARGDYVRIDGPRVWIEFASQGGVVVRDQVHYHTIWRDRLTDYGAEFSF; translated from the coding sequence ATGAACAGATCGCTCCTCCTCGGCCTCCTCGCGGCGGCCGGCACGCTGCCCATCGGCCTCGCCGCGGCCCATCTCGGTCCAGCGCCCAATCGGTCCGTCGACCATGGCCAGGCGGCCGCTCCCACCCCGGCCTTGCTCGAGTCGCCGAACGTGGCGGCGGTCGTGGACGCGGCCAAGGCGTTCCTGGGCACTCTGACCGACGAGCAGCGCCACACCGCCCAGATTGATCTGAGTCGGCGCCTGGCGGCCCGGTGGTCGAACTTCCCAGGCGGCTCCAACCTGCGCAACGGCGTCTTCTTCCGGGATCTGAAGGCGCCCCAGGTCTACGCGGCGATGAAGGTGGCCCGCCTGGCCCTCGGCGAGGAAGGGTTCGCCCGATTCCAGGAGATCCGCGCCGCCGATGACGTCCTCGGCAATCTGGAAGGCAAACGGGGCCCGGGTCGTCGCGGGCCGGGCGGGGGGCCTCCGGGCGGCGACGGGCCTGGCGGGCCTCCCCCGGGCGGCGGGCCGTTCGAGGATGCCGACGCGAACAAGGACGGGAGGCTGAGCAAGGACGAGGCCCCGGACTTCCTCCGCGACCAGTTCGCCGAGATCGACGCGGACAAGGACGGCTTCATATCCCGCGAGGAGGACCGGGCGTTCATGCGACGCCGAGCGCCGGGCGGTCCCGGCGGCCCATTCGGGGGACCCGGCGGGCCGGGGGGAGGTCCCGGCGGTCCGTTCGGGGGCCCCGGGGGAGGCTACGGCGCGGCCAACTACATGATCGCAATCCTGGGCCAGCCCTCGACGACCACGCCCTGGCTGCTCCAATTCGGCGGCCACCACCTGGCGTTCAACATCTATTACCGGGGAACGGCCGCCGCCGCGACACCCTATTTCCTCGCCGTCGAGCCGACGACCTGGACCGATGAGTCCGGCAAGGCGCACGGCCCCCTCGCCCCGATGAAGGACGCGATGGCCGGCCTGCTCCGTTCGCTCACGCCGGAGCAGGTTTCGAAGGCGCGGCTCAACCGGCGGTTCAACGACGTTTACGTCGGGCCCGGCCGCGACGGCAAGTTCCCGGCCCGCGAGGGGGTACCGGTCTCGGAGCTCTCCGACGCGTCGAAAGCCTTCGTGAAGCGGGCGATCGCGGCCTGGACGGCCGACAACGCCCAGGCCGAGTCGTATCGCCGGCTCTACGAGGCCGACCTGGACGGGACGACGGTCTCGTTCTCTGGGACGACGACCCTGGAAGCCCGGGGCGATTACGTCCGCATCGACGGCCCGCGCGTCTGGATCGAGTTCGCGAGCCAGGGCGGCGTCGTGGTCCGCGACCAGGTCCATTACCACACGATCTGGCGCGATCGCCTGACCGACTACGGGGCGGAATTCTCCTTCTGA